A stretch of Vigna angularis cultivar LongXiaoDou No.4 chromosome 4, ASM1680809v1, whole genome shotgun sequence DNA encodes these proteins:
- the LOC108331828 gene encoding protein disulfide-isomerase, which translates to MARRVSICSFFFVFALSLIASQISAEESSETKEFVLTLDNSNFHDTISKHDFIVIEFYAPWCGHCKKLAPEYEKAASILSSHDPPIVLAKVDANEEKNKALASEYDVKGYPTLKIVRNGGKNVQEYKGPREADGIVDYLKRQSGPASTEIKSADDATAFIGENKVVVVGVFPKFSGEEFDNFTALAEKLRADYDFGHTLNAKHLPRGESSVAGPVIRLFKPFDELFVDSKDFQVDTLEKFVEESSIPVVTIFNNDPNNHPFVVKFFNSPNAKAMLFINFTAESAESFKSKYREAAEQFKQQGVSFLVGDVESSQGAFQYFGLKEEQVPLIIIQHNDGKKYFKPNLEAEHIPTWLKAYKEGNIAPYVKSEPVPETNNEPVKVVVGESLQDIVFKSGKNVLLEFYAPWCGHCKQLAPILDEVAISYQNDANVIIAKLDATANDIPGDTFDVQGYPTLYFRSSSGNLLQYDGGRTKNDIIEFIEKNRDKPAQQEQGTDKPAHAEQVKDEQETGKDEL; encoded by the exons ATGGCGCGTAGGGTTTCCATTTGCtccttcttcttcgtcttcgcACTTTCTCTTATCGCCTCTCAGATCTCTGCGGAGGAGTCCTCTGAGACTAAGGAATTCGTACTCACACTGGATAACTCCAACTTTCACGACACTATCAGCAAGCACGATTTCATCGTTATCGAGTTCTACGCTCCATG gtGTGGCCACTGCAAGAAGCTTGCTCCTGAG TATGAGAAAGCTGCGTCTATCTTGAGCAGTCATGATCCTCCGATTGTTTTGGCTAAAGTTGACGCCAATGAAGAGAAGAACAAAGCTCTTGCATCGGAATATGATGTTAAGGGATACCCCACACTTAAGATTGTGAGGAATGGGGGAAAGAATGTTCAGGAGTACAAAGGTCCCCGTGAAGCCGATGGCATCGTTGATTATTTGAAGAGACAGAGTGGTCCTGCTTCAACTGAAATTAAATCTGCCGATGATGCTACAGCTTTTATTGGTGAAAATAAAGTTGTTGTT GTTGGAGTTTTCCCGAAATTTTCTGGCGAGGAGTTTGATAACTTTACTGCCTTAGCAGAGAAGTTGCGTGCTGATTATGACTTTGGTCACACCCTGAATGCTAAACACCTTCCAAGAGGTGAATCATCAGTCGCTGGCCCTGTAATTAGGTTATTCAAGCCGTTCGATGAACTTTTTGTTGACTCCAAG GATTTCCAAGTGGATACTCTAGAGAAATTTGTTGAGGAGTCCAGTATCCCTGTCGTTACTATCTTTAACAATGATCCTAACAATCATCCTTTCGTTGTCAAGTTCTTCAACAGCCCCAATGCAAAG GCAATGTTGTTCATCAACTTCACTGCTGAAAGTGCTGAATCTTTCAAATCAAAATACCGTGAAGCTGCTGAGCAATTTAAACAACAGGGTGTAAGCTTTCTGGTTGGAGATGTAGAGTCTAGTCAAGGAGCTTTCCAG TACTTTGGACTGAAGGAAGAACAAGTACCTTTAATTATCATTCAACATAATGACGGGAAGAAATATTTTAAGCCCAATTTGGAAGCCGAACACATTCCAACTTGGTTGAAGGCATACAAG GAGGGTAACATTGCACCATATGTGAAATCTGAACCTGTTCCAGAAACTAACAATGAACCAGTTAAAGTGGTAGTTGGGGAAAGTCTCCAGGACATCGTTTTCAAGTCTGGGAAGAACG TTCTGCTGGAGTTTTACGCTCCCTGGTGTGGTCATTGCAAACAGTTGGCTCCTATATTGGACGAAGTTGCTATCTCATATCAAAATGATGCTAATGTTATCATTGCTAAACTG GATGCAACTGCCAACGATATCCCAGGTGATACCTTTGATGTCCAAGGTTATCCAACCCTGTACTTCAGGTCATCAAGTGGAAATCTATTACAATACGACGGTGGCAGGACCAAGAATGACATCATAGAATTCATTGAAAAGAACCGGGACAAACCTGCCCAGCAAGAACAAGGAACAGATAAACCTGCTCATGCTGAACAAGTAAAAGATGAGCAAGAAACAGGAAAAGATGAGCTTTGA